The proteins below are encoded in one region of Micromonospora pisi:
- a CDS encoding isochorismatase family protein yields MSRALLVIDVQESFRQRPIWRAGSNPDVVGQVSRLVDAARDNGDLVVWVLHSEPDTGDVFDPVNGHVRLIAPLAAQTGEPVLTKTSRNAFTTTNLHQLLTTGGIRELVVCGIQTEQCCETTTRLAADLGFEVTFVTDATATFPIPHRDAPAGRSVEEIIADPRTLGTAEIVTRTEYALAGRFATIRTVDELTSPVGAAPVG; encoded by the coding sequence ATGAGCAGAGCACTCCTCGTGATCGACGTACAGGAATCGTTCCGGCAGCGGCCCATCTGGCGGGCCGGCTCCAACCCGGACGTGGTCGGCCAGGTGTCCCGGCTGGTCGACGCCGCCCGCGACAACGGCGACCTGGTCGTCTGGGTGCTGCACAGCGAACCCGACACCGGTGACGTTTTCGACCCGGTCAACGGTCACGTACGGCTGATCGCACCGCTCGCCGCGCAGACCGGCGAGCCGGTCCTGACCAAAACCTCACGCAACGCCTTCACCACCACCAACCTGCACCAACTTCTCACCACTGGCGGAATCCGGGAACTGGTCGTCTGCGGCATCCAGACCGAACAGTGCTGCGAGACCACCACCCGCCTCGCCGCCGACCTCGGCTTCGAGGTCACCTTCGTCACCGACGCCACCGCCACCTTCCCGATCCCGCACCGGGACGCCCCGGCCGGACGGTCGGTGGAGGAGATCATCGCCGACCCGCGCACCCTCGGCACCGCCGAGATCGTGACCCGCACTGAGTACGCCCTCGCCGGCCGGTTCGCCACCATCCGTACCGTCGACGAGCTGACCAGCCCGGTCGGCGCCGCACCGGTCGGCTGA
- a CDS encoding GlxA family transcriptional regulator, producing the protein MTRVVFLLVPQVHLLDLAGPAQVFSTAANLGYDYQLSYLGEQEDVPTAQGLPVRAGVERPTLGPEDLIVVPGWSAPTIDRNGQLTAATLRWLADHHAAGGTVASVCAGADALGRAGLLDGRRCTTHHEVQDELARRYPRATVVRDVLYVVDGRVVTSAGIASGIDLALHLMATRHGPAAAGRIARSMVVYARRNGNEQQTSAMLRHRAHLSDAVHRAQDEIDARFTEPLLLADLATAVGVSERTLTRLFGQTTGLTPLRYQQLLRVERAEHLIGHGTTVEAAARTVGFADARMLRRLRARP; encoded by the coding sequence GTGACCCGGGTCGTCTTCCTGCTCGTACCCCAGGTGCACCTGCTCGACCTGGCCGGACCCGCACAGGTCTTCTCCACCGCGGCGAACCTCGGGTACGACTACCAGCTCAGCTACCTGGGCGAGCAGGAGGACGTGCCGACCGCACAGGGACTGCCGGTACGGGCCGGCGTCGAGCGGCCGACACTCGGACCGGAGGACCTGATCGTCGTACCCGGTTGGTCTGCCCCGACGATCGACCGCAACGGGCAGCTCACTGCCGCCACCCTCCGATGGCTGGCCGACCACCACGCGGCCGGCGGTACGGTGGCCAGCGTCTGTGCCGGCGCCGACGCGCTCGGTCGGGCCGGGCTGCTCGACGGGCGACGGTGCACCACCCACCACGAGGTGCAGGACGAACTGGCCCGGCGCTACCCGAGGGCGACCGTCGTCCGCGACGTGCTGTACGTGGTCGACGGGCGGGTGGTCACCTCGGCCGGCATCGCCAGCGGCATCGACCTGGCGTTGCACCTGATGGCCACCCGGCACGGCCCCGCGGCCGCCGGCCGGATCGCCCGGTCGATGGTGGTGTACGCCCGACGCAACGGCAACGAGCAGCAGACCAGCGCCATGCTGCGGCACCGCGCCCACCTCAGCGACGCGGTCCACCGGGCACAGGACGAGATCGACGCCCGCTTCACCGAACCCCTGCTCCTGGCCGACCTCGCCACCGCCGTCGGGGTCAGCGAACGGACCCTGACCCGGCTCTTCGGCCAGACAACCGGGCTGACCCCGCTGCGCTACCAGCAACTGCTCCGGGTCGAGCGGGCCGAGCACCTGATCGGGCACGGCACGACGGTGGAGGCCGCCGCCCGTACGGTCGGCTTCGCCGACGCCCGGATGCTGCGCCGGCTGCGCGCCCGCCCCTGA
- a CDS encoding DUF4191 domain-containing protein yields MAKPQEKVSFGQRLKQIGMVFSFTAKQDKWFVPLAAGAVLIPLALTVVAVMAWGWLWLPIGILLTVLALLIVLNLRSNRAMMNAAEGQPGAAPSILESMRGDWRVTPAVSSTTQMDMVHLVLCRAGVVLLAEGNPQRVRGLLGQEKRRLAKVIGNAPLYDYTLGQGEGELPIRKLRMTLMRLPRNLSGKDVNALDRRLKALTARPQMPKGAIPKNMRPAKGAFRQTRGR; encoded by the coding sequence ATGGCAAAACCCCAGGAGAAGGTGTCGTTCGGCCAGCGGCTGAAGCAGATCGGCATGGTGTTCTCGTTCACCGCCAAACAGGACAAGTGGTTCGTCCCGCTGGCCGCCGGTGCCGTACTGATTCCGCTCGCGCTGACCGTGGTCGCGGTCATGGCCTGGGGTTGGCTCTGGCTGCCGATCGGCATCCTGCTGACCGTGCTCGCCCTGCTCATCGTGCTGAACCTGCGTTCCAACCGGGCGATGATGAACGCGGCCGAGGGGCAGCCGGGTGCGGCTCCCTCGATCCTGGAGAGCATGCGGGGTGACTGGCGGGTGACCCCGGCGGTCAGCTCGACCACCCAGATGGACATGGTGCACCTGGTCCTCTGCCGGGCCGGCGTGGTGCTGCTCGCCGAGGGGAACCCGCAGCGGGTCCGTGGGCTGCTCGGCCAGGAGAAGCGCCGGCTGGCGAAGGTGATCGGCAACGCGCCGCTCTACGACTACACGCTCGGCCAGGGCGAGGGTGAGCTGCCGATCCGCAAGCTGCGGATGACGCTGATGCGGCTGCCGCGCAACCTGAGCGGCAAGGACGTCAACGCGCTCGACCGGCGCCTGAAGGCGCTCACCGCCCGGCCGCAGATGCCCAAGGGCGCGATCCCGAAGAACATGCGGCCGGCGAAGGGTGCGTTCCGCCAGACCCGAGGTCGCTGA
- a CDS encoding RDD family protein, producing the protein MATQDDRITPTPATDPAFVPPSLARRFGALVIDWVLCLLVANFFGDPVRDGWPPVLVLIGVYGFFVGLFAQTPGMFVTRLRCVAYADGGRIGVIRGLLRGVLVSLVIPVLIMDGRRRGWHDRAVGSVIVPADPARPAAGS; encoded by the coding sequence GTGGCGACACAGGATGACCGCATCACCCCGACCCCCGCGACGGATCCGGCCTTCGTGCCGCCGAGCCTGGCCCGCCGGTTCGGCGCGCTGGTCATCGACTGGGTTCTCTGCCTGCTGGTGGCGAACTTCTTCGGCGACCCGGTACGCGACGGCTGGCCCCCGGTGCTCGTGCTGATCGGGGTGTACGGCTTCTTCGTCGGGCTCTTCGCCCAGACCCCGGGCATGTTCGTCACCCGGCTCCGCTGCGTCGCGTACGCCGACGGTGGCCGGATCGGCGTTATCCGGGGACTGCTCCGCGGCGTACTGGTCAGTCTGGTGATCCCGGTTCTGATCATGGACGGCCGGCGGCGCGGCTGGCACGATCGGGCCGTCGGCTCGGTCATCGTGCCGGCCGACCCGGCCCGCCCCGCCGCAGGCAGTTGA